The genomic stretch TGCCTACCGCCGAAGGGGAATCCCCGTCGTCCTGGGAGGCATCCATGTCTCTGCCCTTCCGGAAGAGGCCAGGGAGCATGCCGATGCGGTGGTCATCGGCGAGGCCGAAGAACTCTGGCCAAGGCTGATCGACGATTTCAGAAAAAAGGATCTTAAGCCCTTCTACCGACAAGCCCAGCCCGTCCCTCCCTCAATGATTCCGAGGCCGAGAAGGGATATCCTTCCCCGACGAGGGTACTTTCCTCTCGACGTCGTCCAGTACAGCCGGGGATGCCCCTTCCGGTGTGAATTCTGTTCGGTGAGGCGGTTCTTCGGGGAGCAGTACCGGTTCAGGCCCCTCGAAGCAGTGGTCGAGGAGATCCGCTCCCTCCCCCACCGGCTGGTCCTGTTCAACGACGACAACGTCCTGGGCCACCCCTCCTATTCGAGGGAGCTTCTGCAGGCCTTGGTCCCCCTCAAAAAGAAGTGGGCTGGTGAGAGCTCCCTCGCGGGGCTCAAGGAGATCGGTCAGATCGAGCTCCTTGCCGAAAGCGGCTGCATCGGCCTCCTGATCGGTTTCGAATCGCTCTCGCCCTCGAACCTCCGCCTCTCGAAGAAGTTCCAGAACGATCCCGAATCCTACCGGGAGATCATCGATGCCCTCCACCGCCACGGGATCACCGTCTGGGGCTCCTTCATGTTCGGATTCGACGACGACCTGCCCGAAACAATTCATGAGGCCGTCTCTTTTGCCATCCAAACCAAGCTCTTTGCCGTCAACTTCGCCATTCTGACGCCCTACCCGGAGACCGACTTCTATCACCGGGTCAAAAGGGAAGGCCGGTTGACTCACGACCGATGGTGGCTGCTAAAAAATCCCAACGAGGTCGCCCCGTTCTATGAACCCAAAAGGATGAGCCGAGAAGCCCTTCGGAGGCTGTGGAAGGAGGCCTGGCAGGAGTTCTATTCCCACCGTTCCATTTTAAGACGATTCCAGTGGGACTATCCTCCCACCCTCGCCAATCGCCTCGTCTATTTTCCGTTTCAGTGGATGCACCGGCGGTTCATCCGGAAGAAGATTCTCGAAGGAAGGCCCCGATACCGGAGGCGTCTATTCTGAGGAGCGGTACCCGCATTCGGTCCGATGGCATCGCTTTTCGATGCCCATCTTCCCCTGCTTTTCGACCAGGAAGGGAGCGCCGCATTGGGGACAGGGTTCGCCGAGGGGCCTGTCCCAGAGGGCAAAGGTACATCGGGGATAATTTGAGCAACTATAGAAGGTCTTGCCCTTTCGGGTCCGCCGTTCGACCAGCATCCCGTCGCACCCCTCCTGGGGGCAGGCCACGCCGGTTTGGATCGAACGGGTCGATTTGCAGGCGGGATAGTTGGAGCAGGCAAGAAACCTCCCGAATCTCCCGTTCTTCATCACCATCGGGCTTCCGCACTTTTCGCAC from Thermodesulfobacteriota bacterium encodes the following:
- a CDS encoding B12-binding domain-containing radical SAM protein; protein product: MKIELISPAAEENAPVPNLALPILASLTPSDIEVSFTDDLLTPIDLERGVKPVDLVGITVLTKTAKRAYEIADAYRRRGIPVVLGGIHVSALPEEAREHADAVVIGEAEELWPRLIDDFRKKDLKPFYRQAQPVPPSMIPRPRRDILPRRGYFPLDVVQYSRGCPFRCEFCSVRRFFGEQYRFRPLEAVVEEIRSLPHRLVLFNDDNVLGHPSYSRELLQALVPLKKKWAGESSLAGLKEIGQIELLAESGCIGLLIGFESLSPSNLRLSKKFQNDPESYREIIDALHRHGITVWGSFMFGFDDDLPETIHEAVSFAIQTKLFAVNFAILTPYPETDFYHRVKREGRLTHDRWWLLKNPNEVAPFYEPKRMSREALRRLWKEAWQEFYSHRSILRRFQWDYPPTLANRLVYFPFQWMHRRFIRKKILEGRPRYRRRLF